In a genomic window of Zingiber officinale cultivar Zhangliang chromosome 9B, Zo_v1.1, whole genome shotgun sequence:
- the LOC122022420 gene encoding uncharacterized protein LOC122022420, translating into MGIDGKRLSCFGVKKRKKAAAPSIRLGSPRPSWAATPKPQPAPVAEGGKGRGGRRIVVAVDVEAEAKGAMQWALSHSLHDDDTLVLVAVVKPPSRSSDQSDHHKERNSRYQLLYALQSICHSRRPEIQVEVLVVEGREAGPAIVEAARRQTASLLVLGQRQRQRWRSMAWRLLAVWWSDGGGSSRVRSSGGDVVDYCIQNASCMTLAVRKKGKRGGYLITTKHHKNFWLLA; encoded by the exons ATGGGAATTGACGGCAAGAGGCTCTCGTGTTTCGgggtgaagaagaggaagaaggcggCGGCGCCGAGCATTCGACTTGGTTCGCCGCGGCCCAGCTGGGCGGCGACGCCGAAGCCTCAGCCGGCGCCCGTGGCCGAGGGCGGGAAGGGTCGGGGTGGGAGGAGGATTGTGGTGGCGGTGGACGTGGAGGCGGAGGCGAAGGGCGCTATGCAGTGGGCGCTGTCTCATTCGCTCCACGACGACGACACCCTCGTCCTCGTCGCCGTCGTCAAGCCGCCGTCGAGAAGCA GTGATCAGTCTGACCATCACAAGGAGAGGAACTCAAGGTACCAGCTTCTCTATGCCTTGCAAAGCATATGCCATTCGAGAAGACCAGAG ATTCAAGTGGAGGTGTTGGTAGTGGAAGGGCGGGAGGCCGGACCGGCGATTGTGGAGGCGGCGAGGAGGCAAACGGCTTCCCTTCTGGTGTTGGGGCAGAGGCAGAGGCAGAGGTGGAGGTCCATGGCATGGAGGTTGTTGGCAGTGTGGTGGAGTGATGGCGGTGGTAGTAGTAGGGTTAGGTCATCAGGTGGAGATGTGGTGGATTACTGCATCCAAAATGCCTCCTGCATGACACTGGCAGTGAGGAAGAAGGGCAAAAGAGGGGGCTACTTGATCACCACCAAGCACCACAAGAACTTTTGGCTCTTGGCTTAG
- the LOC122022421 gene encoding uncharacterized protein LOC122022421, which translates to MAIHVQLAEAALRNRLGLGVVAALVAAGIGLLSVGPSFSAVAAFFWPLLLSTGFLLVAVAVILRISPPPPPDQGPSGEDLIDYVSGRGGAQIGYGDADDEGGEQRRENS; encoded by the coding sequence ATGGCGATCCACGTCCAGCTCGCGGAGGCCGCGCTGCGGAACCGGCTCGGCCTCGGAGTCGTCGCCGCCCTCGTAGCCGCTGGAATCGGCCTCCTTAGCGTCGGCCCGAGCTTCTCCGCCGTCGCAGCCTTCTTCTGGCCGCTCCTCCTCTCCACCGGCTTCCTCCTCGTCGCCGTCGCCGTCATCCTCCGCATTTCTCCGCCACCCCCGCCGGATCAGGGCCCCTCGGGGGAGGACCTCATCGACTACGTCTCCGGACGCGGCGGCGCTCAGATCGGGTACGGAGACGCGGACGACGAGGGTGGGGAGCAGCGGCGGGAGAACTCCTGA